From the genome of Anopheles moucheti chromosome 3, idAnoMoucSN_F20_07, whole genome shotgun sequence, one region includes:
- the LOC128301477 gene encoding programmed cell death protein 5 codes for MADPELEAIRQQRLQQMQGSNPEQQKAMQEQRQAQEEMKNSMLAQLLDQDARARLNTLKLSKPEKAQMVEGMIIRMAQMRQIGDKLDDASLVKLLENLNQQMPRSNSTVKFDRRRAALDSDEDDDDYGI; via the exons ATGGCTGATCCAGAACTTGAAGCGATACGGCAACAGAGGCTGCAACAAATGCAG GGTTCTAATCCGGAGCAACAAAAAGCCATGCAGGAACAACGGCAGGCGCAGGAAGAGATGAAGAATTCGATGCTGGCCCAGCTACTAGATCAGGATGCGCGTGCTCGGCTAAACACGCTCAAGTTAAGCAAACCGGAAAAGGCACAAATGGTGGAGGGCATGATCATTCGGATGGCACAGATGCGCCAGATCGGCGACAAGCTAGACGATGCGAGCCTTGTGAAGTTACTCGAAAACCTCAATCAACAGATGCCTCGCAGCAACTCAACGGTCAAGTTTGACCGAAGGCGGGCTGCACTAGACTCCGatgaggacgatgatgatTATGGTATTTAA